The sequence below is a genomic window from Sander lucioperca isolate FBNREF2018 chromosome 10, SLUC_FBN_1.2, whole genome shotgun sequence.
GTTAAGAATTATAATTGCAGGTAAATAGCAGTGTAGCAGAATAATAATAAGTGTTTTACCGCTTGTTCGTTGCGCATTCCCACATATTTGATCCCTGCAGCCTGAGCAGCCATAGCCACTTCTATGACAGGAACACCGACTATCCCAAACATGTACTCCACTTTCTGCAGGGGGAGAAATGCTCTTTGACAAACCGACACTGAAATATACGAGTTTAAGTGAAATAATTTACTGTATTAAACTTGACTGCGCAACCCTTGAACTTTGACACACTTTTTTTAACGAGATACATGCGTggttacattgtaacatttcagtacagacacagaaaagtgaatgtaggctacaggtTACAAAGTAACATACAGAAGTTAGACACTTCATAAATATTCGGAATGTTTTAAGTTTTTTAAACGATGTTACCTGGGCCTTTAGAGACTCAGCAATCAGCTGAGCTCCTGTCACTTCGTCCATGGTTGTTCAGGGACTGTTGGCTACgagttattattacactgtGTACCTACAAAGGTACAAGAAAGGTCAAGCTGTTATGTTGCAACTACCAGCTACATGGACAAGTTTCTTGTTTGCTACAATCCTCTGAATATATCTGCCCCTGAATCCGCCCCGTTCCTAACGCTTCCGGGTTGCAAGCCAATCACGGGAGGCACTACGCGTGACCTCACATAAGGGACAACCACATCTCCTTGCAGGCTGATATATTActaaaaaatacaatgcaaagaCAAATGTACTCAACACATAATGTTTACACATCAgtttaaagtaaaaaagtcaaattCTGAAATATTCGGACATTTTAAAggattttaagaaaatgtgttgAATCCCCTTTGTTATTTTTTGTACAAGTCTGATCTTTATTCTGCTCCCACACTTCAGCCTCTCCGTtgattaaataaatcaatttcaaatgtattaaatatttgaaatattGATTTAACTGATCATAACAAACTAAAAATGAACATTATATAATGCCAGGTTTAATGAGGTTAAGGTTGTGTTTTAAATAGCAAAAAATCATATCGTTTAAATGCTTGCTTTTTTGGAAGAAGGCTGATAAGTGCATTGAGAAACAGCTGGACAGTGTTGGCTCATGAGCTATCACTGCAAATTCTATACTGACTTAATAATAACTGATCATAACGTTTACAGGAGTGCCCTGAACAAGGCTGCACACACAATATACCATTTACAAAACATACATGACACCCTTGTGATTATTGAGAATAAGATtcaatacaaataaaatctgAAGGATAATCTAAAACTGATAAACAGCAGCAGTCATGGTACCATTAGAACCAGTTACATATTACAAATTGAATATTGAATAAAATCATCAGTTATATTAATGCCTGGAAATGTTCACTGGTATACACCATGTTAATTCTGTTTAATAGGccttattgtttttttacagcagactgTGCTTTTACTACTGTGACAATGTCTGACTGTCACATGGCTTCAAAAGTGTCATGCATTTAACAGAATGAAAAGGCAATACTCCATGAAAACACTCATGTTCATTATTAAATAACTCATTTCTTTATTACTCATAAAATATACAGCAATCTCAGTACTGAAAGAATTCATTGTGTGTTGAATTCACAGTCATAATTTCTATATACATGCTAGTTTCATCCCTCTTCAAGGAAAagcaaggaaaagaaaaaaaacatcttttccattCTAAAGAAGCTAGCAAATGTATTGTACATATTTCCAGTTAAAAGGATTTTTCAACAGACAGAAAAGAGGAGTTTTGAATCATGGTAGGATCGagtggtttcttttttttgaagTTAAAGCAAGCAAAACCTGTCAACAAACACTGACTAATAGACTAAAAATATCATTCAAAGAAAATCAATTGCTGTCCTATCATTGGTTTACAGTGTTTCTTCTCACAAAGCTGAGCCTCAGATACCACAGTACAGGATCAGTGCTTCTTAGAAATGTTTCATTACTTACCTAATGCGCATCACTGTACTTTCAAAGCTGCCTCAACAAACTCATCTTTTCTCAGTAACTAATGAAGGCACAAAATGAACACATAAATAGGAAACAAAATTACACAAATAATTTATTCTTGAAAGACTAAACCGTAATGGACAGGTCAATATACAAAGGTAAGGTTGATCAACTTAAAAATAACCTGGTGCACACATCAAATGTTTGgttccactttacttgaaggtatctacataagagtgacatgacactgtcatgaacgtgtcatactgtgtcatgtgttcatgacagtatcgtgtcactcttatgtagataccttcaagtaagtGTTACCAAATGTTTGTAAATTACTCAGGTCAGTAAATCAGATTTGTTTTCTTCCTAGAGGATAAGGAGTTTAAGACACGAACATGGGTATATTAAAATTTTGAtctcaaaaaataaatgatttgcCGCCTGTGTGTCTTACAGACTTGAAGGACAAGTGCATTCTGACGGATGTAGTGTGCGGATATCAACCTTCTCTAGCTCAACAAGAAatcccaaaaatgaaaactgtcTCCCTTTCCCCTGCTAACCAATAAACCCAAAAATTCGCAATCTCATTTACACAGTTAAAACTGAGTTAAAATGCATCCATGTCTTTTGGTCCCTATTGGTTTAGCTATCTATGAAGTGCTACCTTCCTTCTTCAGCATGTTATTGCCGTTCAAAAGTCGCTGTCCGCCCAACAAGTACAGTTTTTTGCACTCAAGAAGTCAGTGTTGGTAAAGCAGCAGTTACTGAGGTCCAGGATCAGCTGAAGGACACCTGGTCCTGGATGAGTGTGGGCCAGCCTGCTgcacctcctccctctcttgctctctggggggggggggggagagagagagagggggggactCTTAAGGCTCCTGTGGggacttcttttctttttctgcccTCCCAAGCTGGCGGTGGGTGATTTTTaagacacagtgtgtgtgtttatgcatttATTGCTCCCTCCTGTCCCTCAGTATGTCTCAGAATCCGAGTCATTGAGCTCTTCATCCTTGTAGAGGCCGTCATGATGGCTGATGTTGTTGAAGCTGCAGTAGGAGCTGTGCTCACCGCGCAGCACGGGCAGGCTGTCGAAGGTGACGCTCTTGGAGGGGCTGGTGGTGTAGTGGTTAATGGCACTGAAAGGGAGGGTGGGTGCTGGGGCGCAGGGGGACACAGGCATCATGGTGGCCAGGATGAGGGCTAGGCAGTCTGCCACATCTTTGTTGGGGGCACAAGCCAAGGCGGGTGTGTAACCTAAAACAATGACAGTGGACCACTGTTACATACAGTACTCTATAAAAAGTAATACACAGTTTCTAGCATTGGTGTTACAGCTGTTAAATAATTTAGCAGTTATTACATGGCTTTTCAAATTTACTTTATGTAAATATCATAATGAGTCTGAGAATTTCTAATTAAGCTGATCTGGAAAATCTGTAAAAGACCTGACCCAGGCACATTTTAATTGCTTGGTTATTAGCCGATCAAATTCTGATCCTTTGTTTTTACctctttgttgttttgtctataGTATGTTAGCTGTCATGTTTCCAAAAATGAACATTATCCACAAACTCAGGCACATGTTTTAAAAGGTTAACAAGcagctataataataataataataataataataataataataataataataataatgaagcagctaaataataatgtctgaaataaaatgatttgcTATTTGTAAGGGGATTTTTGCTGGAGGTACCCAATAATTTTTGATCCTGCTGTGCCCATTATGGGACTTCCTGATGTACTGTAAAAGCCTAAAATATATGAAAAGGTGGTGATATACGTAAGAGAAAAATAACATTGAGAGTTTACCATTTTCATCGACTGCAAGTACACTGGCTCCCTTTGCAAGCAGCTCTTGCACCACCACAGTTAAACCATTTCTTGCAGCCACGTGTAGAGGccttaaaaaaagataaaacatgGATGCACCAACAGGAAAGTCAATATTTAACAATTTGTATCTCTACATTAATAATTCAACCCCCCACAGCAATATACCCACACCACCACTCCATTCCATCGCTCAGGTGCAGCAAGAGACAAGACACTAATGTAATACAAGTGATACATACGTCTGTAAGGCGGCATTAGTGGCATTTATGAGGTTCCTGTCTGTAATCTTCTCCAATATCAACAAGGCACTGGTTTCATGTCCCTGTAGAAAACAGTTAAAGTGCGATGAATACAAAAAAACCCACATAGAATAGCTTCTAAATGTGCAGTAGTATTGTTACTATTTCAACACATACTTGCtggaacatactgtacatttgctGATGTAGAATGTAAGAAGAGTGCAACCATATGGCAATACAAACCTTACTGCAGGCGAGATGAAGTGCAGTGTTCTTCACAACATCCTGCAGAGTGAGATCTGCTTTCGCACTGCTCACCAGCAGTTCTAACAGTGAAACGCAGGAAAATCAAATTGAAGGTAATTCAATGTAATTCAACAGTGCTGATTATTACACCTCACAGAGATATTTCCCAGCCCAGTGGTTAAAGTAGAGAAGCATTCATACCAACAGCGTTGGTCTGGCCATTTTCAGCAGCCATCATGAGCGGGGTCTTCCCTGCGTCATCAACATTGTTGACCTGAGAGTTGTGGCTCAGCAGCAGCTGGAGACACTCTACATGGTCAGTGAAGGCTGCAGCATGTAGTGGGGTCCTGCAAAAATAACATCAGAACATAATCTTTATCACATAGTCATCCTATTTATTGGGAGCTTTTAATTACAGTTACAAAGTCTTGAGGCTGTTGCACTTGTCTTTATACGAGTGTGCATACCTGTTTTTACCGTCTTTGGCATTGACAATGGCAGGGCCCAGAGTGTCTATCAGCATCTCAGCAGCACCTTCGTTGTCATGGATTCTAAAGAAGAGCACAATCATTGAATCTGTTAAAAGGGTGTGTTTTCACACGCACTGATCGAAACAGAAGACGACTCAAGATCTTACACAGCACAGTGGAGGGGGCTGAAAGAACTGCCTTCGGCCTTGTGGAAAACCTCTTGTTCCAGTAAAACCTCCACACACGTATCGTGACCTGAAGGGAAGAAAGCATTAACCATATCAGCCTTCATTTTAAGGGGCTCACAATCGAGGGCTCTCTTAAAACATTTGTCTTCATCAAAATGTCCCATTTGGGTGCAAAAGGCAATTGCATGAAAGAACCGCAACCGTaaagaaaaaacatgaaaaatgatATCGTCCATGCTTATTTTATATCTACAGCTGCCTAAGTGCTCCGTTTTACTTTCTTGGCAGCTTGCCTTTATTTAAGAGCATACAGCATACATTACTGAACATCCGATGTACATTTCCATAACCACattgattgttttttaaaaaaggtcttCAAACCCTCATCTCTGTACCATTGTAGCAGGCCCAGTGCAGTGGGGTGTAGCCTTGGTTGTCTGTTAAGACAGGGAGTGTTTCCACTGACTGGGCAGCATGCAGCAGGCCTCCCAGTACCCCAATGTGTCCACATGCTGCTGCCAGGTGGACCGGTGTGCGCCCCTTACAGTCTCGCACCAGGAAGTTGGCGCTGTGCTGAAGCAAGGCCTCCACACATTCCTCGTGACCGGTCACCGCCTGCGGACACAAAACAGTAGATGTGAGTGTTATTACTGTTGACTGGTCATATTCTGTATGCTTATGTATTTCAAATGACTTGATGAGAGCTGAccagtgttttgtgtgtattcCTTCCATAGACAAATAGGCAAAGGCTGCACTGCCCAAATGAAAAATCTAACTTTACAACTAATCGAGGTGACCAGTTTCcattgggaagaaaaaaaaaaaatgtaaatgtatgatGAAGTGGAAAAAAGTGGGGTAGTTCAAAAGCTCActacacaaaacattaaaaaaaatgagggtATGAGGATCCCACAGAACATGTAATAATGGTAAGATCTCCTTACCCCTCTATGTAGGGCTGTTCTGGCCCACTTATCTTTGGCTTCTACATTGGCCCCCTTATTTAGCAGAGAATACACACAATCAGTGTGTCCACTCAGGACCGACAGCATCAAGGGGGTTCTATGAGATAATAGACAATGTCAGCAATTTCTTTAGAAtatgagtgaaaaaaaaaacaatatcacaAACAAATTTTACTTACTGTCCATTCCCATCTTGAATGTCTACTGCACTTTGTAAGTCAGCATTTCCAATCAACAAACGCAAACATTCTGAATGACCATTAGTAGCTGAAGGGAAAGAATGAACAACCCATTAGTATactcataataataatcaacTTTATTCATATGGCACCTTTTAAAACAATTCACACCACAAATAATCCCAGCAAATAAAAGTACAGTGAATAaaatacacaatacagtaattcATAATGTATACAGCAGGGTTTTTTCTGCATAGAGGAATGTGCAGCGAGGTTAAGCTCTGCTCTGGGTAGGAGCTGCGGTCGGGCAGCCCCCCCCCGGAGCTCAAAGGTGGCAGTGAGGCCGTATCTGGTTCTGATATAGTGGCATCAGTATTAAACGGAGATAGTTTCATAACCGGTTAAAAACTCCTTGTCGTTATGTGAAATAGTAatccatttctgtgttttgGTACACTTGGTTTGCACACCTGATGCGAACCGCATGAACTATATTCAAGACCACCTTTTCAAGTGGACTTGGGCACAGATCGACCAACTGTGCCCGGGTACGGTACACACTGTTCACACTAATCAAACGAACTGGACGTTGGGGTCAAGTGTATTTGGATCCAGGCCCAAGTCCCTGATGTGAAACCCTTCTAACTGCATTATATGccattatattttgaattgtcacaTGCCTCCTGAATTTTGTGTTTTACTTCACATAAAGATgtttccaccataaattggtgcataaacatTTATCAGAATGCagtaaatgaagtgtttgacgcttATTCCCCCCCTCCATTGTGAGTCAGGAAAAACCCTGTAGAGGTCGGAAAATTCAGATGTAGGCAAATTCATGAGCTACCGACTACAGGTCCATACCTGCAGCATGGATGGGGGTTCGCTTCAAGGCAAAGTCTTTGACCAGGATGGAGGCTCCCTGGTTGATTAGGACGTCCACACATTCTACATGGCCCTTGAAGGCAGCCAGGTCTAGGGGCGTGCGCCCTTGGCTGTTTCTCACATCCAGATCCAGCAGAGACTGCACCAGAACCTCCATAGCATGGTGGTGACCGTGGTATGCCTGAACGATGAATTTACCATGAATATGTTAACATAAATTAGATGAGATTGAGGATAATGTCATAATAAGGATAATAGGATTAGGACAATATACATTACTTACAGCAAGGTGCAGGGGGCTGACGGGGGCTCTGACATCAGAGTCATTCAGGATGTCTGTCCCTGAGGTTTCCATTAGCTGAACAAACCAGGTACACAAGTTAGAACCTACTTCAGATATAATCACTCGCTTAGCTGTGAAGCTCAAAGTCAGACAAAAGAGCCACACACTGTACTGATAGCTTCGAGCAAATTCAATTTAACAGAGTAACATTCCGATCATATAGAGATCTGCCTCAGAGATTGTAAAATAACCATCACAAAACAAGCTATATATAGAAGGACAAGAAAAGTACAAATTCAACCCACCACATCTAGAGGTGTTTCACTTGCAATCTGTAACAGAGAGTGCAAAGATAGCAATGCATTAAACATCACTACAATAAAGCAATAGATAATTACAGAGATGCTGATTGTTACGCATCATGTACTAGAAGTTCTCACCAGCTCCAGACAGAGGCGATGTCCGTACGCCGAGGCGTAGTGCACAGCATTGTAGCCCTGATTGTCTCGGATCCCTGGATTTGCATCATTTCGCAGTAAATATTCCAGGCACCTGCAGACACAACAAAGAGGCTGTAGTCAAGGAAACAACATCATTTTTCAAGTCTTGAACGGTTACTCAACATAACCaataactagggttgggtactggaGCCTGGTGCCATAAAacaaccggtatctaccggaccgaatgacaacgcagatttcggtacctcgtttcggtgccacttaattGCCTGCGCTGGCCTCTGGCGCTCTGAaacggacgttacaggcaacagaagcatcactgcatgtgatgatagttaacactatacttggcAACAGGTAATGTTAGCATAATGTTAGTTAGTCGCTGGcctaaacacagttaaaatgctgaagGCTAAAACTGTCTAAAGTCACAGCCACCTGCTCCTTCAAGAAAGTTAAACTTAAATTTATAAAGTATTACTGACTTTCCATCTGTGTCAGAGGCAGCGGCGTAGTGGAGAGGAGTGCAGCCCCGCTCGTCTAGGTCATTGACGCTTGCCCCAGAGCCCACCAGAGCAAACAGGCATTGGTAGTTACAGTTGGCAGCAGCATAGTGCAGGGGGGTCCTGGAAAAGCAAACATAGCTCAGTTCCCTCTTCAAATGTGACCAAGAAACTAGGAGAGCACAACCTTTTGAACCAATCCATAATTATAAATGCCACAAACCTGCCAAAGCTGTCCTTTCTATTAAAGTCTGCCCCCGTGTTGAGGAGAAGATTGAGACATTCCAGGTTTCTGAGGGGTACGGCAGGGAGATTTATAAGATGATGAACTGATACATGTAACGCTATTCTTTTTGTTATAGGTCAAGAACAACATCTTAACAGTTAATATTAAACATActattcagctgtcctgtacTCACCCTCCAGCAGCTGCAGCATGTAAACAGGTCCTTCCAAAGTCATCAGGAGTATCAACATCAAAGCCTGCATCAGAATAAAGCATTATGAACATGATCATGCATGTTGTATATGAGGTTTTACAGTACAGATATTTTAAATTTTACAGTTTCAAAATGTTGGAAGTGACAATCCTAGTCAAGAATTTTGACTTGTGTCATTTTGTAGTATGACTAGTTAAGTTAGTACTATTGTTGGTAGCCACACAACATGAATTAAGAGTTGCTCACCTGAAGACAGGAGCTTTCTGCAGCAGTCAGAGAATCCACTGAGAGCAGCCAAATGCAGCGGGAACATACCATGAACCCCTCGTCTGAAAAAGACACAATCGTGTTGATTTACCCAGTATCAACCAAATCAAGGGTGAATCACAAGGAAAGTGTTATTAATAGTACGGAATAATCTGTATCAGTTACATAAAATACATCACACATCTATGCTTTGGAAAGGTTTGAACATGCAGATATTCCACAATGTGTAAAGTTGGAACAGTTGCTGAAAAAAGGCAAACAAGCTCACTTACTTAGCCGTGTCAGCTCTGTTGGTGATGAGGGTGTTGATGAGGAGCTCGTGTCCGTATCGAGCTGCAATGTGCAGTGGTGTATTTCCATTCTTGTCTTCACAGTCAATCTCAGCAccttcaaaaaaaaacaaaaaactaagcaCTTTGCGGGTGTTACGCTGAGAAGCAGTTTGGGTTTTACAGTCCAGCATGAGAAATAAAGTCAGCGAGGCTGAATTTTTAGAAGAGCTCACCATTCTCAATGATTGCTTGAGACCTAGAAAACCTCCCGTGGATGGCTGTCATGTGGAGGGGAGTCTTACCATCTTTACTCTGGAgtgaaacaaaaatatgttaGTATCACAACGTAAATCATTAGTATGGCTTTTAGCTATAAAGTCCATACGAGAAGTTGTAAAACTATCAACTGTAGAAATAAAGGTTTTAGTGCAATTACACTGACAACACAAATTACACTTGGATTTACACTGTTGAAACACTTGACTCTTAACCACAAATATTCAATCTTTGTTTTGCTGTAGTGTTAATTTTGccacctatttttaatttagtcttgTGCCGaatgtccttgttagttttagtcatatttagtcattcacatatatctttttttgttaatcAAGTTTTAGTTGACTAAAAGTCTCGTCATTAGTCAAAAGAGAACTCAAGGTttcttagtcaagttttagtcaaaacattttagtctttttttttttaaaataaattatttctgagattatttctgataaccatttcagtcaaatagTGTTTCACACATCTCAAATATTGGTTAAATGTCATAATTACCTGACAAAATACACTTGTTGAATTATTTTTGTTGAATGCAACTTTGAATGTCTGGTTTTATATCGAGCCTCTTCCTTCATGCAAATACAATCGTACACAGACACGTTAGATAAGCGCCAGGGCTCCTGGGCTCTACAGCACGttgttttgttgccagcggttgcATACATTTATCCGGCCGTTCTGCAAGCTGTTTAAAAGCGGCTTCACCAGCAGGCTAAGCCTGTCTCATTCCCTTGCCCGGGGCACATCGCTACGCGCTGTAGCGGCTTCTGCAGCAGGCTAAATTgggcttcctccctccctccctttccttGCCCGGGGCCGGGGCACATCGTTACGCGCTGTAGCAGCTTCTCCAGCAGGCTGAACCGGgattcctccctccctccctccctcccgtgCCACATTTCTACATGGATGTGTGACGGCTAGACGAAAAAAAGGGGACACGCCGAATCTCTAGATGAACCGCACCCGAGCCTGATTGAACCGCGCTTAGTTAGATAAAAGTtgtgaggaaaaaaacactGGGAACCAAGCAATTGGCCTGTTTGGAACAGGAACGCGCTCCaaacaggcactgcactagttctatctcatgatgaaaaagtagagACGATTGTAGATGAAAATGGAGagattttatcttagtttttattttatgcaaaacattttagtctcgtcttttttcgtcaacaaaaatgcatgttaatttagtcttagtcagcgTCTGACGAAATTAACACTATTTGACTGTAACATTGGTGTAATTATTTCTCAATGACAGAGCTGTATCTGAAAAAGTAGTGTCAGTTATAAAGTAAAACGGCTTTCCAAGGTCATACTGAGCAATCTTTTTCCAAGTTATCAGTGATGAAATTGCAAGAGGCAGCATTCTGTTTTTTTACTCACCTTGATGTTGACATCAGCGCCGTTGCACACTAGGAGCTCCAAACAGAGTGCCCCGTGGCGTGAAGCGGCAGTAAAATGGAGAGGTGCGAAGCCCTTCTCGTTCACCTGGTTGACGTTAGCTCCGCACTCAATGAGCTCGTTCACCACCACGTCCTGCCCATTGTAGCAGGCCACGTGGAGGGGTGTGTTGCCATACGCATTGGGCTCATTGATCTAAACGGCGAGATAAACGGGGAGTAGTCATGACGCCACTGTTTCCCATCAAGACAAACTGGTATTATACTGTCACTGTTTTTGCACACAATATAAACATCTGTTAAGAAGTTATCCAAAACATATGAAGTGCATAAGGCCAGGTTATGCGTTATTACATGTCTGTTCTCTGCTCATAAGATCTGGCAGTATCTGCAGTGCAATGACAAAAGGTTTGTGGGTGGAACTTACATCCACCCCCAAGTCCAGGAGGTATTTAACAATGCTGATCATTCCACTGGAGGCTGCTGCATGTAGGGGGGTGTAAGATTTCTTATCTTTGCAGGCCACCTCGGCTCCATGAGATGCCAGCAGCTTCACCACTTCTATGTGCCCTGAAGACAAAAAGACAACGATTTCATTACATGAATATGCTATCAAGATATCACCAACTATTTAATTTGGTATTATCCGAAGATGAGTAATTGTGACATCTAAagactttttataattttgatgcctttaaaaaataatgaaaattgaTAGTTTCAACTACGTCTCTGAGACTTTCATTGACCACAAGACGAGATGAACTCTTCAAGTTACACATGTAGATGAATAATGTGATGTAAAAATCTGTGTGGTTGATTTATTACCCATGTAGGCTGCCCAGTGGATTGCACGGCGGTCCCTCTTGTCAAAGGCATTGATGTTTGCTCCTCTGGAGAGCAGGAGCCTCACCAtctaacagcagcaacagagaaaaaaagagcagtCAGGAAACATGTCAAGGAAAGTTAAAACCTGAGCGTCACCAAATCTGCTGCCTTTCAGTCAGTGTGGCAACTCAGTGTACACATAGTGTTTAATGCCTTAATACTCTGGTCTACACCACATATTGTACATGTATACAGTTTACTTTGATCTAATCTAATCTCATAATTTAGATGAGTTCCTACAAGGgtatacattattttttaattgctgagcaaatgtaagttgaaaaacattttgacctTTTGCATACACTCAACacaggtaaaaatgtcaatttgcATGCGAGTATATGATTACACGGATTCATTTGCATGCAAGCATGTGATTGGACAAGCACTGACTCTGCACCTTTCATCCTTAAGTGTGTGGCCACAATTATGACTGACCAAAATACCATTCTGCATtcatgtgagaaaaaaaaattgacggtCTGAAAATGACAAGCTATGATGGTTCATTAGAAAGCAGCTTTATAGTTTGTTGAGCTGTGGCTTCTCCAACCTGGTGTTTGTGCAAATGACTCCCAGATCAAAAGGTGGATTATTATCACCTTATCAGAACTCTACTATACACCAA
It includes:
- the ankrd28b gene encoding serine/threonine-protein phosphatase 6 regulatory ankyrin repeat subunit A, with amino-acid sequence MVVLKIRDQPALLKAIFNVDPDEVRSLIFKKEDVNAQDNEKRTPLHAAAYLGDAEIIELLILSGARVNAKDNKWLTPLHRAVASCSEEAVQVLLKHSADVNARDKNWQTPLHIAAANKAVRCAEALVPLLSNVNVSDRAGRTALHHAAFSGHLEMVRLLLSRGANINAFDKRDRRAIHWAAYMGHIEVVKLLASHGAEVACKDKKSYTPLHAAASSGMISIVKYLLDLGVDINEPNAYGNTPLHVACYNGQDVVVNELIECGANVNQVNEKGFAPLHFTAASRHGALCLELLVCNGADVNIKSKDGKTPLHMTAIHGRFSRSQAIIENGAEIDCEDKNGNTPLHIAARYGHELLINTLITNRADTAKRGVHGMFPLHLAALSGFSDCCRKLLSSGFDVDTPDDFGRTCLHAAAAGGNLECLNLLLNTGADFNRKDSFGRTPLHYAAANCNYQCLFALVGSGASVNDLDERGCTPLHYAAASDTDGKCLEYLLRNDANPGIRDNQGYNAVHYASAYGHRLCLELIASETPLDVLMETSGTDILNDSDVRAPVSPLHLAAYHGHHHAMEVLVQSLLDLDVRNSQGRTPLDLAAFKGHVECVDVLINQGASILVKDFALKRTPIHAAATNGHSECLRLLIGNADLQSAVDIQDGNGQTPLMLSVLSGHTDCVYSLLNKGANVEAKDKWARTALHRGAVTGHEECVEALLQHSANFLVRDCKGRTPVHLAAACGHIGVLGGLLHAAQSVETLPVLTDNQGYTPLHWACYNGHDTCVEVLLEQEVFHKAEGSSFSPLHCAVIHDNEGAAEMLIDTLGPAIVNAKDGKNRTPLHAAAFTDHVECLQLLLSHNSQVNNVDDAGKTPLMMAAENGQTNAVELLVSSAKADLTLQDVVKNTALHLACSKGHETSALLILEKITDRNLINATNAALQTPLHVAARNGLTVVVQELLAKGASVLAVDENGYTPALACAPNKDVADCLALILATMMPVSPCAPAPTLPFSAINHYTTSPSKSVTFDSLPVLRGEHSSYCSFNNISHHDGLYKDEELNDSDSETY